The following are encoded together in the Nitrospinota bacterium genome:
- a CDS encoding thiamine pyrophosphate-dependent enzyme, translating into MAKVNRPKLELAKSIAKVPDVARSEYYVKGHRTCAGCGPAIAYRLACKAAGKNSIFFGPTGCMYVANTSYLCVPWAVPWTHTQITDAGAVASGVAAAYEAMIRKGKYKGDYPGIVVFAGDGGSIDIGLQAMSAAMYRDHDFLFICYDNEAYANTGIQTSPTTPYGANTSFTPPGPVIPEAKKLFPKDAAKLVSEGHPSARFVATASIGYPVDYINKVRKALNAEGATFLHVHAPCPKGWRFDADKTIEIAKLAVETGMFSLWEKEGMTAPYKITYMPKKMKPVKEYMALQERFAHLKPEHIVKMQNFVNAKCAGLGIEAPTPPVA; encoded by the coding sequence TTGGCTAAAGTAAATAGACCAAAACTAGAACTTGCTAAATCTATTGCAAAGGTTCCAGATGTTGCCAGGTCAGAGTACTATGTTAAAGGACACAGGACATGCGCTGGATGTGGGCCTGCAATAGCTTATCGATTGGCCTGTAAGGCTGCTGGTAAGAATTCGATATTCTTTGGGCCTACAGGTTGTATGTACGTTGCAAATACCAGTTACCTCTGCGTACCATGGGCTGTGCCTTGGACACATACCCAGATTACGGACGCAGGCGCTGTTGCTTCTGGAGTCGCTGCTGCATACGAGGCGATGATTCGAAAGGGGAAATACAAAGGAGATTATCCAGGTATCGTTGTTTTTGCTGGTGATGGTGGTTCTATTGATATAGGTCTCCAAGCCATGTCAGCTGCGATGTACAGAGACCATGACTTTCTGTTTATCTGCTATGACAACGAGGCCTATGCCAACACAGGTATCCAGACATCTCCTACAACCCCTTACGGAGCAAACACATCCTTTACGCCTCCTGGACCCGTTATCCCAGAGGCTAAAAAGCTGTTTCCAAAAGACGCCGCCAAGCTGGTATCTGAAGGACATCCTTCTGCTAGGTTTGTTGCTACAGCTTCCATTGGATACCCTGTTGACTATATCAACAAGGTCAGAAAGGCTCTGAATGCCGAGGGAGCAACCTTTCTCCATGTCCATGCTCCTTGTCCAAAGGGATGGAGATTTGATGCTGACAAGACCATAGAGATAGCAAAGCTGGCTGTTGAGACCGGTATGTTCTCTCTCTGGGAAAAAGAAGGCATGACTGCGCCTTACAAGATAACCTATATGCCGAAGAAGATGAAACCTGTGAAAGAGTACATGGCTCTGCAGGAGAGATTTGCTCACCTGAAACCCGAGCATATTGTCAAAATGCAGAATTTCGTCAATGCTAAGTGTGCTGGTTTAGGGATTGAAGCTCCTACACCTCCTGTAGCATAA
- a CDS encoding sodium:calcium antiporter, with protein sequence MLSHGFLFKFFSIIFIVFSLFFFVLYPVTSSPTHASDKLLPPKDRGLKEIIFLLVVSIIIILGGCETFANAVEHVGNKAGLSHAAAGSLLAAVGTAMPETMIPILALVFGAGGHGEEIGIGAILGAPFMLTTLAFFLLGITVFILRFSGRRERAHLRPDLSAVRFELKYFIFVMILILGISLLRNDKINYIGAVLLVLLYAIYFKITLKHKSQVQEEYSELLYFNRFFKLKKNWTNIIFQVLFGLGCIILGATVFVNNIALLSEAIGVSALVLSLIIAPVATELPEKYNSISWTIRGKDTLAFTNITGAMTFQSMIPVSIGLLFTSWELRSTEIINISFALVSAILVFLTIRRRDSLPALILLVGGILYSIYIFRIFSII encoded by the coding sequence ATGCTTAGCCATGGGTTTCTTTTTAAATTTTTTTCTATTATTTTTATTGTTTTCTCTCTTTTCTTTTTTGTCCTTTACCCTGTAACCTCTTCGCCAACTCATGCGTCTGATAAGCTCTTACCACCAAAGGATAGGGGCCTTAAAGAAATCATTTTTCTCCTCGTCGTATCTATAATAATTATCCTTGGGGGATGTGAAACCTTTGCCAATGCTGTCGAGCATGTAGGGAATAAGGCAGGTTTATCTCATGCTGCTGCAGGAAGCCTCTTGGCAGCTGTGGGAACAGCCATGCCTGAGACAATGATTCCCATATTAGCTTTAGTTTTTGGCGCCGGGGGACACGGAGAAGAGATAGGTATTGGTGCTATTCTGGGTGCTCCCTTTATGTTGACAACCCTCGCCTTTTTCTTATTGGGAATTACGGTATTTATCTTAAGGTTTTCAGGGAGGAGGGAAAGAGCCCATCTTAGACCTGATCTTTCTGCGGTTAGGTTTGAGCTCAAGTACTTTATTTTTGTTATGATTTTGATTCTTGGCATTTCCTTATTAAGAAATGACAAGATAAACTATATCGGCGCTGTCCTTCTTGTCCTCCTTTATGCCATATATTTTAAGATTACACTAAAACATAAAAGCCAGGTTCAAGAGGAGTATTCAGAGCTTTTGTATTTTAATCGATTTTTTAAACTAAAGAAGAATTGGACCAATATTATATTTCAGGTCTTATTTGGTTTGGGGTGTATCATTCTTGGTGCAACAGTCTTTGTAAATAACATTGCTCTGTTATCAGAGGCAATTGGGGTTTCTGCCCTTGTGCTTTCGTTAATCATTGCCCCTGTTGCTACAGAATTGCCTGAGAAATATAATTCGATTAGCTGGACCATAAGAGGCAAGGATACCTTAGCATTTACAAATATAACAGGCGCCATGACCTTCCAGTCTATGATACCTGTATCCATCGGTCTTCTCTTTACAAGCTGGGAGCTCCGTTCTACAGAAATCATTAATATTTCTTTTGCTTTGGTTTCAGCAATTTTGGTCTTTTTAACAATAAGAAGAAGAGATTCATTGCCTGCCTTGATTTTACTCGTAGGCGGTATTCTGTATAGTATTTATATCTTTAGGATATTTTCTATCATCTGA